A region from the Cystobacter ferrugineus genome encodes:
- a CDS encoding sigma-54-dependent transcriptional regulator, protein MSPPPSVPVPKRAKILVVDDDPIVLKAVTSILTREGYQVVSIDDAVEGLTAAKDPSIDVAVLDIKMPNLSGMDLLRGIKAVRPDVEVIMMTAFATVETAVEAVKAGAYDYLTKPFENIDEVSMTVAKAAERKSLRDRARALEEALSARNQFEELIGQSAQMRAVFKLVETVSHSTATVLIQGESGTGKELVARAIHYRSARKDKPFVAVNCSALTDTLLESELFGHVKGSFTGATSNKKGLFEAADGGTIFLDEIGDVPPATQVRLLRVLQEGEVKRVGANEPVKVDVRVIAATHVDLSRAKEQGKFREDLFYRLNVITIDLPPLRERPEDVPLLTHHFLKVYTAKVGKRVTGFTPRALEALTCNRWTGNVRELENVIERAVVLTSKEVLDTDDLPPGFQEAPQAGAQVEVFSLAHLPYAQAKRLAMRAFERRYLTALLEKHTHNVSSAARAAGVDRSNFRRLLKQYEVAGRTMKRSKDDDDDDTLDAAS, encoded by the coding sequence GTGAGTCCTCCCCCGTCCGTCCCCGTGCCCAAACGCGCCAAGATCCTGGTCGTGGACGACGATCCCATCGTCCTCAAGGCCGTCACCTCCATCCTCACCCGTGAGGGCTACCAGGTCGTCTCCATCGACGACGCCGTCGAGGGACTGACGGCCGCGAAGGACCCGTCCATCGACGTGGCCGTGCTGGACATCAAGATGCCCAACCTGTCCGGCATGGACCTGTTGCGCGGCATCAAGGCGGTGCGGCCGGACGTGGAGGTCATCATGATGACCGCCTTCGCCACGGTGGAGACGGCCGTGGAGGCGGTGAAGGCCGGCGCCTACGACTACCTGACCAAGCCCTTCGAGAACATCGACGAAGTGAGCATGACGGTGGCCAAGGCCGCCGAGCGCAAGTCGCTGAGGGACAGGGCCCGCGCGCTCGAGGAGGCGCTCAGCGCGCGCAACCAGTTCGAGGAGCTCATCGGCCAGTCCGCGCAGATGCGCGCCGTGTTCAAGCTGGTGGAGACGGTGAGCCACTCCACCGCCACGGTGCTCATCCAGGGCGAGAGCGGCACGGGCAAGGAGCTCGTGGCGCGCGCCATCCACTACCGCAGCGCGCGCAAGGACAAGCCCTTCGTGGCGGTGAACTGCTCGGCCCTCACGGACACGCTCCTGGAGAGCGAGCTGTTCGGCCACGTGAAGGGCAGCTTCACCGGCGCCACCTCCAACAAGAAGGGTCTGTTCGAGGCGGCCGACGGCGGCACCATCTTCCTCGACGAGATTGGCGACGTGCCCCCCGCCACCCAGGTGCGCCTGCTGCGCGTGCTGCAGGAGGGCGAGGTCAAGCGCGTGGGCGCCAACGAGCCGGTGAAGGTGGACGTGCGCGTCATCGCCGCCACGCACGTGGACCTCAGCCGCGCCAAGGAGCAGGGCAAGTTCCGCGAGGACCTGTTCTACCGGCTCAACGTCATCACCATCGACCTGCCGCCCCTGCGCGAGCGTCCCGAGGACGTGCCGCTGCTCACCCACCACTTCCTCAAGGTGTACACGGCCAAGGTGGGCAAGCGCGTCACGGGCTTCACGCCCCGCGCCCTGGAGGCCCTCACCTGCAACCGGTGGACGGGCAACGTGCGCGAGCTGGAGAACGTCATCGAGCGCGCCGTGGTGCTCACCTCCAAGGAGGTGCTGGACACGGATGACCTGCCGCCCGGCTTCCAGGAGGCACCCCAGGCCGGCGCCCAGGTGGAGGTGTTCAGCCTCGCGCACCTGCCCTACGCCCAGGCCAAGCGCCTGGCCATGCGCGCCTTCGAGCGGCGCTACCTCACCGCGCTCCTGGAGAAGCACACCCACAACGTCTCCAGCGCCGCGCGCGCCGCCGGCGTGGATCGCTCCAACTTCCGCCGCCTCCTCAAGCAGTACGAGGTGGCCGGCCGCACCATGAAGCGCTCCAAGGACGACGACGACGACGACACCCTCGACGCCGCGTCCTGA
- a CDS encoding sugar phosphate isomerase/epimerase family protein has translation MPRPVTLFSGQWADLPLSELAPLARRMGYDGLELACSGDHFNVREALASKTYAKDKRALLESHGLQCFAISNHLVGQAVCDLIDERHQPILPEHVWGDGDPEGVRQRAAQEMKDTARAAAAFGVKTVTGFTGSSVWHATYAFPPTSQAFWDKGFADFARRWTPILDVFEEHDVRFALEVHPTEIAFDIVTSQRALEAVKGHRRFGFNFDPSHLGYQGVDYVKFLRTFAGRVFNVHMKDVWWGRGDGTVGVFGGHTSFGDARRYWDFRSVGRGMIDFESIIVALNDTGYAGPLSVEWEDSRMDRVHGATESAAFCKRLDFPAAAGAFDAVFDKDKQTRAAR, from the coding sequence ATGCCAAGACCCGTCACGCTGTTCTCCGGCCAGTGGGCCGATCTGCCTCTCTCCGAACTCGCTCCGTTGGCCCGGCGCATGGGGTACGACGGCCTGGAGCTGGCCTGCTCGGGCGATCACTTCAACGTGCGCGAGGCACTCGCCTCCAAGACGTATGCGAAGGACAAGCGCGCGCTGCTCGAGTCCCATGGACTGCAATGCTTCGCGATCAGCAACCACCTGGTCGGCCAGGCCGTGTGCGATCTGATCGACGAGCGGCACCAGCCCATCCTTCCCGAGCACGTGTGGGGGGATGGTGATCCGGAAGGTGTGCGCCAGCGCGCCGCCCAGGAGATGAAGGACACGGCACGCGCCGCCGCCGCCTTCGGCGTGAAGACCGTCACGGGCTTCACGGGCTCGTCGGTGTGGCATGCCACCTATGCCTTCCCGCCCACCTCCCAGGCCTTCTGGGACAAGGGCTTCGCCGACTTCGCCCGCCGCTGGACGCCCATCCTCGACGTGTTCGAGGAGCACGATGTCCGCTTCGCGCTCGAGGTGCACCCGACGGAGATCGCCTTCGACATCGTCACCTCCCAGCGCGCGCTCGAGGCGGTGAAGGGCCACCGCCGCTTCGGCTTCAACTTCGACCCCAGCCACCTCGGCTACCAGGGCGTGGACTACGTGAAGTTCCTCCGCACGTTCGCGGGCCGCGTCTTCAACGTGCACATGAAGGATGTGTGGTGGGGCCGCGGCGACGGCACCGTCGGCGTGTTCGGTGGCCACACGAGCTTCGGCGATGCGCGCCGCTACTGGGACTTCCGCAGCGTCGGCCGGGGGATGATCGACTTCGAGTCCATCATCGTCGCGCTCAACGACACCGGCTACGCGGGACCGTTGAGCGTGGAATGGGAGGACAGCCGGATGGACCGCGTGCACGGGGCGACCGAGAGCGCGGCCTTCTGCAAGCGGCTCGACTTCCCCGCCGCGGCGGGGGCGTTCGACGCCGTGTTCGACAAGGACAAGCAGACGCGGGCGGCGCGATGA
- a CDS encoding ROK family transcriptional regulator: protein MNRWNGLSPGELALLDTVFWSTGLSRDALARRSAFSKTRANAVVAGLLERGLLEENGLQSSSGGRRAETLRLHRGLGVLLAADLGATGLRVGVLTPDMQVLARHVESADVRKGPEFVLARVRALLRQLLEQAGRSTHDVIGIGMGVPGPVNFESGQLVNPPLMPEWDGFSIRDDLKADFAAPLFVDNDVNIMALGELWRLQRSLHNFLVIKVGTGIGCGIVCQGQVYRGATGSAGDVGHICVDPSGPRCHCGNLGCVEAMAAGPAIALMARAAVQAGESALLAETLASTGTIRPEDVARASRAGDAAANAIVQRAGGLIGQMLASAVNFFNPSHIFFGGSMMRIGPLFLASLRQSIYQRSLALSTRQLEIQISPLGEQSGLIGAAVLAMQETLRMKGAA from the coding sequence TTGAACCGCTGGAACGGCCTTTCTCCTGGAGAACTCGCCCTGTTGGACACGGTGTTCTGGTCCACGGGCCTGTCTCGCGATGCGCTCGCCCGGCGCTCGGCTTTCTCCAAGACGCGAGCCAACGCGGTGGTCGCGGGTCTGCTGGAGCGGGGGCTGCTGGAGGAGAACGGCCTGCAATCCTCGTCCGGTGGCCGCCGGGCCGAGACGCTGCGGCTGCATCGGGGGCTCGGCGTGCTGCTGGCGGCGGATCTCGGTGCGACCGGCCTGCGCGTGGGCGTGCTCACGCCGGACATGCAGGTGCTGGCGCGGCACGTGGAATCCGCGGACGTGCGCAAGGGCCCGGAGTTCGTCCTCGCGCGCGTGCGGGCCCTGCTGCGTCAGTTGCTGGAGCAGGCCGGCCGCTCGACTCACGACGTCATCGGCATCGGCATGGGCGTGCCGGGCCCCGTCAACTTCGAGTCCGGCCAGCTCGTCAACCCGCCGCTGATGCCCGAGTGGGATGGCTTCTCCATCCGCGATGACCTGAAGGCCGACTTCGCCGCGCCCCTGTTCGTGGACAACGACGTCAACATCATGGCGCTCGGCGAGCTGTGGCGGCTGCAGCGCTCGCTGCACAACTTCCTGGTCATCAAGGTGGGCACCGGCATCGGCTGCGGCATCGTGTGCCAGGGCCAGGTGTACCGGGGCGCCACCGGCTCGGCGGGAGATGTCGGCCACATCTGCGTGGATCCGTCTGGTCCGCGCTGCCACTGCGGCAACCTGGGCTGCGTGGAGGCCATGGCGGCGGGGCCGGCGATCGCCCTCATGGCGCGCGCGGCGGTGCAGGCGGGCGAGAGCGCGTTGCTCGCGGAGACCCTGGCGTCCACCGGCACCATCCGCCCCGAGGACGTGGCCCGCGCCAGCCGCGCGGGGGACGCCGCGGCCAACGCCATCGTGCAGCGCGCGGGCGGGTTGATCGGACAGATGCTCGCGTCGGCCGTGAACTTCTTCAATCCGTCGCACATCTTCTTCGGCGGCTCGATGATGCGCATCGGCCCGCTGTTCCTCGCGTCGCTGCGGCAGAGCATCTACCAGCGCTCGCTGGCGCTCTCCACGCGTCAGCTCGAGATCCAGATCTCCCCTCTCGGTGAGCAGTCGGGACTCATTGGCGCCGCGGTGCTGGCCATGCAGGAAACCCTGCGCATGAAGGGAGCGGCGTGA
- a CDS encoding ATP-binding protein: protein MELAQTQGAVPRGRLLLVDDEEYILKSIRRVLRRGDWQIETASDAEEGLKALERFTPEVVISDFRMPGMNGVEFLSRVKAQVPRAQRIMLTGQADQQAIEEAINRSEIFRFISKPWNDSHLVLTVKSAFEQYALQAENERLLRVTQQQNEELRRLNAELETRVTLRTHLLSQAKREWELAFDSMDTPLAVVRADYGVRRANRAYTELAGDRLKEPLSEEGSEQLCHKLLFDRDTPCPGCPLHEALETNRGTRAEIRPRGRIYAMAAYPLTGEGRAVCSYRDITDEREMTRRFIETEKMAAVGQLAGGVAHEINNPLGGILAFAQLMKRDDGRSKEDLESLGLIEESALRCKRIVESLLKFSRHSRTDDRRTFQLNKCAEDSAVLFGAQLKSYPKVRLDLRLEPQLPELFGDPGQLSQVMLNLLQNGLHALPSTGGMLTLETGREEDRCFFRVADTGCGIEERYLARIFEPSFTTKPPGQGTGLGLSIAYRIVEDHGGVFKVDTQMGEGSRFTVYIPIPLQLERSP, encoded by the coding sequence CTGGAACTGGCGCAGACACAGGGAGCGGTGCCACGCGGTCGGTTGTTGCTGGTGGACGACGAGGAGTACATCCTGAAGTCCATCCGGCGTGTCCTCCGGCGCGGTGACTGGCAGATCGAGACGGCGTCGGACGCGGAAGAGGGGCTCAAGGCCCTCGAGCGCTTCACGCCCGAAGTGGTCATTTCTGACTTCCGCATGCCGGGCATGAATGGCGTGGAGTTCCTCAGCCGCGTGAAGGCGCAGGTTCCCCGCGCCCAGCGCATCATGCTCACCGGGCAGGCGGATCAACAGGCCATCGAGGAGGCCATCAACCGTTCGGAGATCTTCCGCTTCATCTCCAAGCCGTGGAACGACAGCCATCTGGTGCTCACGGTCAAGAGCGCCTTCGAGCAGTACGCGCTGCAGGCGGAGAACGAGCGGCTGTTGCGCGTGACGCAGCAGCAGAACGAGGAGCTGCGGCGGCTCAACGCGGAGCTGGAGACGCGCGTGACGCTGCGCACGCACCTGCTCAGCCAGGCCAAGCGCGAGTGGGAGCTGGCGTTCGACTCCATGGACACGCCGCTCGCGGTGGTGCGCGCGGACTACGGGGTGCGCCGCGCCAACCGCGCCTACACGGAGCTGGCGGGCGATCGGCTCAAGGAGCCGCTGAGCGAGGAGGGCTCCGAGCAGCTTTGCCACAAGCTGCTGTTCGATCGCGACACGCCCTGCCCGGGCTGTCCCCTGCACGAGGCGCTGGAGACCAACCGCGGCACGCGCGCGGAGATCCGTCCCCGCGGCCGCATCTACGCCATGGCCGCCTACCCGCTCACGGGCGAGGGGCGCGCGGTGTGTTCCTACCGGGACATCACCGACGAGCGCGAGATGACGCGCCGGTTCATCGAGACGGAGAAGATGGCGGCGGTGGGGCAGCTCGCCGGCGGCGTGGCGCACGAAATCAACAATCCGCTGGGCGGCATCCTCGCCTTCGCGCAGTTGATGAAGCGCGACGACGGCCGCAGCAAGGAGGACCTCGAGTCGCTGGGCCTCATCGAGGAGAGCGCGCTGCGCTGCAAGCGCATCGTGGAGAGCCTCTTGAAGTTCAGCCGGCACAGCCGCACGGATGATCGGCGCACCTTCCAGCTCAACAAGTGCGCGGAGGACTCGGCGGTGCTCTTCGGGGCCCAGCTCAAGTCCTACCCGAAGGTGCGGCTGGACTTGCGCCTGGAGCCGCAGCTCCCCGAGCTGTTCGGAGACCCGGGACAACTGTCGCAGGTGATGCTCAACCTCCTGCAGAACGGCCTGCACGCGCTTCCGTCCACGGGCGGCATGCTGACGCTGGAGACGGGCAGGGAAGAGGACCGTTGCTTCTTCCGCGTCGCCGACACGGGCTGTGGCATCGAGGAGCGCTACCTCGCGCGCATCTTCGAGCCGTCCTTCACCACGAAACCACCGGGTCAGGGAACGGGCCTGGGCTTGTCGATCGCCTACCGTATCGTCGAGGACCACGGCGGCGTCTTCAAGGTGGACACCCAGATGGGTGAGGGGTCTCGCTTCACCGTCTACATCCCCATTCCCCTGCAGCTCGAGAGGTCGCCGTGA
- a CDS encoding substrate-binding domain-containing protein — MKPMFRRLALGLSAMAALLTASSALAQDKQVNLGVAIPTATHGFTGGIVWWANEAKKELEKQHPGLKITVKTAANASEQANQLQDLLTVNKINTLVVFPFESAALTRPVAQVKGKGVYVTVVDRGLTDANAQDAYVAGDNTAFGRIPAEYLVKRLNGKGNIVALRGIATTIDNERMDAFKAVLKNHPDIKLLDARYANWNRDDAFKVMQDYLTRFKQIDAVWAADDDMAVGVLKAIEQSKRTDIQEVFGGAGSKGMVKAILEGKNKLVQADVSYSPKFIYDAIKLTAEARLKGEALPPKTIIPSVLITKENAQQFYFPNSPF, encoded by the coding sequence ATGAAGCCCATGTTCCGTAGACTCGCTCTCGGCCTATCCGCCATGGCCGCGCTCCTCACCGCGTCCAGTGCGCTCGCGCAGGACAAGCAGGTCAACCTCGGCGTGGCCATCCCGACGGCCACCCACGGCTTCACCGGCGGCATCGTCTGGTGGGCCAACGAGGCCAAGAAGGAGCTGGAGAAGCAGCACCCGGGGCTGAAGATCACCGTGAAGACGGCCGCCAATGCCTCCGAGCAGGCCAATCAGCTCCAGGACCTGCTGACCGTCAACAAGATCAACACCCTGGTCGTCTTCCCCTTCGAATCCGCCGCGCTCACCCGGCCCGTGGCGCAGGTGAAGGGCAAGGGCGTCTACGTCACCGTGGTCGACCGGGGCCTGACCGATGCCAACGCGCAGGACGCCTACGTCGCCGGGGACAACACCGCCTTCGGCCGGATTCCGGCCGAGTACCTGGTCAAGCGCCTCAACGGCAAGGGCAACATCGTGGCGCTGCGTGGCATCGCGACCACGATCGACAACGAGCGCATGGACGCCTTCAAGGCCGTGCTGAAGAACCATCCCGACATCAAGCTGCTCGACGCGCGCTACGCCAACTGGAACCGCGACGATGCCTTCAAGGTGATGCAGGACTACCTCACGCGCTTCAAGCAGATCGACGCCGTGTGGGCCGCCGATGACGACATGGCCGTCGGGGTGCTCAAGGCCATCGAGCAGTCCAAGCGCACCGACATCCAGGAGGTGTTCGGCGGCGCGGGCTCCAAGGGCATGGTCAAGGCCATCCTCGAGGGCAAGAACAAGCTCGTCCAGGCCGATGTCTCCTACTCGCCCAAGTTCATCTACGACGCCATCAAGCTGACCGCCGAGGCGCGCCTCAAGGGCGAGGCGCTGCCCCCGAAGACGATCATCCCCTCGGTGCTCATCACCAAGGAGAACGCCCAGCAGTTCTACTTCCCGAACTCGCCCTTCTAG
- a CDS encoding sugar ABC transporter ATP-binding protein, which translates to MSLAIEFRDVVKAFGPVRVLHGVSFALPPGRVIGLLGENGAGKSTLMKILSGYESVTSGEVLVNGEAVHFAGSREAEARGIVLIHQEFNLAEDLTVAQNIFLGHEKKRGWLLDDAAMNRESARVLEQVGLRVAPETPVRQLIVAEKQLVEIAKALARKARLLIMDEPTATLTPGETERLFALIAQLKADGVSLLYISHKLDEVERITDEVVVMRDGRFVARSATRDVTRHQMASLMVGREASDLYPPKAPPPADVPPRLSVRGLTVPGWARDVSFDVRPGEILGFAGLVGAGRTELFEGLLGLRPHAVERVEFDGRRAHWRNPRDAAEDGLTYLSEDRKGKGLHVHFGLRENLTMMALSRYATPWLRPEAERQALEDAVKRFGIRTGSLDNRASALSGGNQQKLALAKVLHPDPKVVVLDEPTRGVDVGAKRDIYFLIEALAREGRAVIVISSELMELIGLCHRVAVMRGGQLRTTLEANQLTEEELIAHATGTH; encoded by the coding sequence ATGAGTCTCGCCATCGAGTTTCGTGACGTCGTGAAGGCGTTCGGCCCGGTGCGGGTGCTGCACGGGGTCAGCTTCGCGCTGCCTCCGGGCCGGGTCATCGGCCTGCTGGGCGAGAACGGCGCGGGCAAGTCCACGCTGATGAAGATCCTCTCCGGTTACGAGTCGGTCACCTCGGGCGAGGTGCTCGTCAATGGCGAGGCGGTCCACTTCGCCGGCTCCCGCGAGGCCGAGGCCCGGGGCATCGTGTTGATCCACCAGGAGTTCAACCTCGCCGAGGATCTGACGGTCGCGCAGAACATCTTCCTCGGTCACGAGAAGAAGCGCGGCTGGCTGTTGGACGACGCGGCGATGAACCGTGAGTCCGCGCGTGTCCTGGAGCAGGTGGGGCTGCGGGTGGCTCCCGAGACGCCGGTGCGCCAGTTGATCGTGGCGGAGAAGCAACTGGTGGAGATCGCCAAGGCGCTGGCCCGCAAGGCGCGGTTGCTCATCATGGACGAGCCCACGGCCACGCTGACGCCGGGTGAGACCGAGCGCCTGTTCGCGTTGATCGCCCAGCTCAAGGCCGACGGCGTCTCGCTGCTCTACATCTCGCACAAGCTGGACGAGGTGGAGCGCATCACGGACGAAGTGGTGGTGATGCGGGATGGCCGCTTCGTCGCCCGCTCGGCGACGCGCGACGTGACGCGCCACCAGATGGCCAGCCTCATGGTCGGCCGTGAGGCCTCGGACCTCTACCCACCCAAGGCGCCCCCGCCCGCGGACGTTCCACCCCGGCTGAGCGTGCGGGGACTGACGGTGCCGGGGTGGGCCCGGGACGTGAGCTTCGACGTGCGTCCCGGAGAGATCCTCGGGTTCGCGGGGCTGGTCGGCGCCGGCCGCACCGAGCTGTTCGAGGGGCTCCTCGGTCTGCGGCCACACGCGGTGGAGCGCGTCGAGTTCGATGGTCGCCGCGCCCACTGGCGCAACCCCCGGGATGCCGCCGAGGACGGGCTCACGTACCTCAGCGAGGATCGCAAGGGGAAGGGCCTGCACGTGCACTTCGGCCTGCGCGAGAACCTGACCATGATGGCGCTCTCGCGCTACGCCACGCCCTGGCTGCGGCCCGAGGCCGAGCGCCAGGCGCTCGAGGACGCCGTGAAGCGCTTCGGCATCCGCACGGGCTCCCTGGACAACCGGGCCTCGGCCCTGTCCGGCGGCAACCAACAGAAGCTCGCGCTCGCCAAGGTGCTGCACCCAGACCCCAAGGTGGTGGTGCTCGACGAGCCCACGCGAGGCGTCGACGTGGGCGCCAAGCGCGACATCTACTTCCTGATCGAGGCGCTGGCCCGCGAGGGCCGTGCCGTGATCGTCATTTCCTCCGAGCTGATGGAGCTGATCGGACTGTGCCACCGCGTGGCGGTGATGCGCGGCGGCCAGCTCCGCACCACGCTCGAGGCCAACCAACTGACCGAAGAGGAGCTCATCGCCCATGCCACCGGAACCCACTGA
- a CDS encoding ABC transporter permease, translated as MPPEPTDSLRPGATALGASEGTPLHRVRALLQGFGPLLGLIVLCIAGTALNGDFATLDNVMNVLTRTAFIGIIAVGMCFVIISGGIDLSVGSMAALIAGVMILLMNRLAPSLSSPTSVIALGIGFALLLGALFGLVHGLLIARGGIEPFIVTLGTLGIFRAYLTYFADGGAITLDSDLSDAYGPVYYASFLLPVPVWVFLAVALGGALILNRTAYGRYVQAIGSNEQVARYAAVDVNRIKVLTYMLLGVCVGIATVLYVPRLGSSSPTTGLLWELEAIAAVIVGGTALKGGSGTITGTVVGAILLSVISNILNLTSVISVYLNSAVQGFVIIAVAFMQRRRKGAS; from the coding sequence ATGCCACCGGAACCCACTGACTCCCTTCGGCCAGGGGCCACCGCCCTGGGTGCCTCGGAAGGGACACCGCTGCACCGTGTCCGCGCCCTCCTGCAGGGCTTCGGCCCGCTGCTCGGGCTCATCGTGCTGTGCATCGCCGGCACCGCGCTCAACGGCGACTTCGCCACGCTCGACAACGTGATGAACGTGCTCACGCGCACCGCCTTCATCGGCATCATCGCGGTGGGCATGTGCTTCGTCATCATCTCGGGAGGCATCGATCTCTCGGTGGGCTCGATGGCCGCGCTCATCGCCGGCGTGATGATCCTCCTGATGAACCGCCTGGCCCCGTCACTCTCATCACCCACGTCCGTGATCGCGCTCGGCATCGGGTTCGCGCTGCTGTTGGGCGCGCTGTTCGGCCTCGTGCACGGCCTGTTGATCGCCCGGGGCGGCATCGAGCCGTTCATCGTGACGCTCGGCACGCTCGGCATCTTCCGGGCCTACCTCACGTACTTCGCCGACGGCGGTGCCATCACCCTGGACTCGGACCTGTCCGATGCCTACGGCCCCGTCTACTACGCCAGCTTCCTCCTCCCGGTTCCCGTCTGGGTGTTCCTCGCGGTCGCGCTCGGGGGCGCGCTCATCCTCAACCGCACGGCCTACGGCCGCTACGTGCAGGCCATCGGCTCCAACGAGCAGGTGGCGCGCTACGCCGCCGTGGACGTCAACCGCATCAAGGTCCTCACCTACATGCTGCTCGGCGTCTGCGTGGGCATCGCCACCGTCCTGTACGTGCCGCGCCTCGGCTCCTCCTCGCCCACCACCGGCCTGTTGTGGGAGCTGGAGGCGATCGCGGCGGTGATCGTCGGAGGCACCGCGCTCAAGGGCGGCTCGGGGACCATTACCGGCACCGTCGTGGGCGCGATCCTGCTGTCCGTCATCAGCAACATCCTCAACCTCACCAGCGTCATCAGCGTGTACCTGAACTCGGCGGTTCAGGGCTTCGTGATCATCGCCGTGGCGTTCATGCAGCGCCGGCGCAAAGGCGCCTCGTGA
- a CDS encoding replication-associated recombination protein A encodes MDLFDHASRKDEATLAPLAERMRPTRLEEFVGQEHLTGEGRFLRRAIQQDQVPSIILWGPPGTGKTTLAHLIAHSTGAAFESLSAVLSGVKEIRETVARAQERWKMRRQRTLLFVDEIHRFNKGQQDALLPHVEKGTVTLIGATTENPSFELNAALLSRARVVTLRGLEEEELVALLRRAVESPKGLAGKVQVDDEALTFLVQASGGDARKALTALEAAAAHGGSRVDKAIAEEALQHKALLYDKAGEEHYNVVSAFIKSMRGSDVDAALYWMTRMLEAGEDPVFIFRRMVIFASEDVGNADPRALGVAVDALRAFELVGLPEGTLPLTQAVTYLALAPKSNAVISAYAAARAAVTEGGALPVPAHLRNAPTKLMKSLGYGAGYKYPHNFEGNYVPEDYLPSALEGRRFYTPTRNGFERQMAERYEEIQRLLASRSREPGEEG; translated from the coding sequence ATGGATCTCTTCGATCACGCCAGCCGCAAGGACGAGGCCACCCTGGCGCCCCTCGCCGAGCGGATGCGCCCGACCCGCCTGGAGGAGTTCGTCGGCCAGGAGCACCTGACGGGGGAAGGCCGCTTCCTGCGCCGGGCCATCCAGCAGGATCAGGTGCCCTCGATCATCCTCTGGGGCCCTCCGGGGACGGGCAAGACGACGCTCGCCCACCTCATTGCCCACTCCACTGGCGCGGCCTTCGAGTCGCTCTCCGCGGTGCTCTCCGGTGTGAAGGAGATCCGCGAGACGGTGGCGCGGGCCCAGGAGCGCTGGAAGATGCGCCGCCAGCGCACCCTGCTCTTCGTGGACGAGATCCACCGCTTCAACAAGGGGCAGCAGGACGCGCTCCTGCCGCACGTGGAGAAGGGGACCGTCACCCTCATCGGGGCCACCACGGAGAACCCCTCGTTCGAGCTGAACGCGGCGCTCCTGTCGCGCGCGCGCGTCGTCACCCTGCGCGGGCTGGAGGAGGAGGAGCTCGTGGCGCTCCTGCGCCGGGCGGTGGAGTCGCCCAAGGGGCTGGCGGGCAAGGTGCAGGTGGACGACGAGGCCCTCACCTTCCTCGTGCAGGCATCGGGAGGCGATGCGCGCAAGGCCCTCACGGCGCTGGAGGCCGCGGCCGCGCACGGGGGAAGCCGGGTGGACAAGGCCATCGCCGAGGAGGCCCTGCAGCACAAGGCGCTGCTCTACGACAAGGCGGGCGAGGAGCACTACAACGTCGTGAGCGCCTTCATCAAATCCATGCGGGGCTCGGACGTGGACGCGGCGCTCTACTGGATGACGCGCATGCTGGAGGCGGGAGAGGATCCGGTCTTCATCTTCCGGCGCATGGTCATCTTCGCCTCGGAGGACGTGGGCAACGCGGATCCGCGCGCGCTCGGAGTGGCGGTGGACGCGCTGCGCGCCTTCGAGCTGGTGGGCCTGCCCGAGGGCACCCTGCCCCTCACCCAGGCGGTGACGTACCTGGCGCTCGCGCCCAAATCCAACGCGGTCATCTCCGCGTACGCCGCGGCGCGCGCGGCCGTCACCGAGGGAGGAGCGCTGCCGGTGCCCGCGCACCTGCGCAATGCACCCACGAAGCTGATGAAGTCACTCGGCTACGGCGCGGGCTACAAGTACCCGCACAACTTCGAGGGCAACTACGTCCCGGAGGACTACCTGCCCTCGGCGCTCGAGGGCCGGCGCTTCTACACGCCCACGCGCAACGGCTTCGAGCGGCAGATGGCCGAGCGCTACGAGGAGATCCAACGTCTGCTGGCGAGCCGCTCGCGCGAGCCGGGTGAGGAGGGCTGA